The following DNA comes from Sander lucioperca isolate FBNREF2018 chromosome 2, SLUC_FBN_1.2, whole genome shotgun sequence.
TCGTACACACAGACTATTATGCACACTCACATGAACATTTTGCACTGAAAACACAACGTACTTTTGTATGACAGAAGTGGAGAAGATGAAGGGTTTAGAGAGTGAGAGGGAGCAGCGAGGTAAGGATACAGGCGGCCGTGaaattgtcagaaaaaaagatcaaaaatatcaaagatgtttttgaAAATTGAGATGAAAACCAGAGAGGGTTTGGGAGCGTAAAAACAGattaagtgagtgagtgagtgtagaGAAGAGGTGGGGAGAGCTGAGAATACACCATCTCTTTCTTACAACGGCGACATcaaagactttttttcaaactcttcCACACTCAGTCAGCCTTTATCAGCTCATCCTTGTATCCCTTTTCTCTCTTCATCCTTCTTCTCTGTAGCCGTTTGTGACCACAGTTCACCTTAAGTACACTGTTTTTACCACTTTTCATGTTATCCACAACATTTCAGTATACAGTTCAGCAATATCACTAATTCACTCCTGCCCTCACTAACTATGTGCATTTGTGTCTTCCCATCCCAGAGAAAGGGCTTCATGCTCTGATGCTCTTGTGGCGTGCTCCGCCCTGAAGCGCCTGTACAGACAAATCCTGCTCTTTGGCTCCAAAGCCCTCGCTTCCTCCTCCGATCCAGACCAAGATATCCTACCTCCGTCCTCTCCTGAtgtcttttttctcttcctACATGGGGACTACGATTTCATTCAGCAGAGGATGGTGGCCCGGAAGGGGCATTACATGAAAGCAGAGCTGCTGCGTTCCCAGTTTGATGTTTTAGAGCCTCCGTCGGCTGAGGAGAATGTGTTGCCACTGGACATCAGGAGGAGCATCACTGACATGGCCATGGAGGTTGAGAAGCACATCATCAGCCTCATGTCGTCACCAATGCCTTAACCACAGTCTAGTGGAGTCACCACATCTACTTTATATCTTAGTGCAGCTGACAAGTAAAGCTGCACTAAATTGTGGTGTAAGACCAGAAAGAAGCTTGTGCAGTTAGTGGGAGTTTAGTACAGAACCTGTGTGATCCTGTGGTGctgaaaacatttcataacACAATTACCTTTGCAGTATATTCCTGCTGCAGAGTATTTCATATTGCAAAGGTTTGAATTGGGACCATTAAGtgctttgttttgtgaatgagaAATGAACCTCCAATAGTACGCCACCAAGAAAAAGGCTAGATGTTCATACGAGCACTTTAACATAGTGTGGATATTAGCTCTTTTTGAACTTATGAAAAGGATTGTGGTAGTACTGTAAAAGTTTGCACTTTAAAGATTCACGTTTCAGTAAAGTGGGAAATTTGACTGATCTATTTGACAGCACAGAGTGAATTATGATGGACAAATGCCTTGAGCAGAACAGGcaaaacctttttaaaatgttttaaacagtAAAACGAACCTGACCATGCAGAAAATGCACAAAGAACTTTACTGATTAGATccattttttatgtattttgttaCATGGCTATAACAGACATGCAACATTTATGGGGGAAATTGTGTTGATCCCAGTAGCATCAGTATGGGAATATGAAATTAAAATGAACTGATGATGGTTTTGGTTGAATATTTTATCCCatgtttaatatttaatttctctttgataccagtccaaaacccaaagatattcagtttgcaATCACATAAGACAAAGAAGCAGCACATCCTCACAATTCAGAAGCTGGAAACAGTGAATTTTAGCTATTTTTTTcttgatatataatatataaatgatTAATGGCTTTTCATAATAGATTCTTATTCATTTTCTGTCGGTAGACTAATCGATAATCAGCTAATGGTTTCAGTTCTACAGAGAACCCATTTATATTTCGGAAAGTAATGCTTTTGTCTTAAAACCTAATAAGTTAACTCATACATTTGAATAACTTAGGTTCAGTTTAGTATAGAGGACACAATGAACTGGTGGACAGCAGAATCTCACTATAATGATTTAAACTTAATTAAATCATTCTTCTTAATTTAAATATTGTTTCATTTGACTCCAGATAATCTTTCCATTACATGTTTCTCTCAACTGCTCTTAAATAGATTTTTTGCAAGCGActgcaaattatatttttataccaTTTGATCTATCAAACCACCTTTCATGCACTGACATCACCTGCCCAATGCACCAACTGATCTTAGAGTACAATCTTCACACTGAATACGACAAAGTAAAATTATTAAAGGGATTTAgatttaaagatgcagtaggtaagactttctgacaactaactttctgtcatatttgctgaaactgaccctatgttcaagtagaactacctgaaacgggtaatttaaaaaaaaaaatctggcaccaactacagcctgtagtgtgatttgcaaaaatccacagctccctgttcatatgcaccaatcagggccgggggtgggggggggggggggtctaactgcgtgtcaatcactgctcatacacacgcattcattctcccttgtggggggaggagtTTAGGACACCgtttttgggctttagcagaaaggggggagggactgagaagttgttgatgttcaaattttttggctaagtcctggatcttcacaatcctacctacagcacctttaacaccTTACTGACAATAGGTTGACCATACTAAAGGTCAGACCAGGTTTAAGGCTTCATCATCCCTGCTTTCTgatctataataataataaattgaatttatatagcgcttttcaaagACTCAAAGTCGCTTTACAGGGGAGGTAGAttacaaaaacataacaaaacaaaacaagattcagGCACAGATGAAAAGGGGCGGGGGGCTACGGATAGGCAGAGGTGAAGAGATGGGTCTTGAGGCGGGACTGGAAGATGGTGAGGGACTCAGAGGTGCGGATCTCTTGGGGgagggagttccagagcctgGGAGATGCTCTGGAGAAGGCTCTGTCCCCAAAACTGCGGAGGTTGGACTTTTGGATACAGAGGAGACCAGCTGAGGTGGATCTGAGGTGATCTATAAGCATcttcaatacacacacacacacacacacgtgaccATGAcgcccccacacacacaaacacacacacctccactcAGCAATGTAGAGCTGTTTCTGTGgtgtgaccatagactgtatgtctATGGGTCTGACTCATCTGCAAACCTCAACCCGAATATTTTAGGAGCTTCtaatccagaaaaaaaaacaaaaaaaaaaaaaacttggctaCTCTAATATCTCACACATCCAGACGAGCAGGCaggcgcgcgcgcacacacacacacacacacacagcactagAGATTAAAACCCCCTCAGTCTGTCAAGTggatcacatacacacatctgATGTCAGAATATGTGTAGTGTCTGTCAGTTAATCCACTATGTCGCTGAGAGTAAAGACACAAGTAGggatggaaaacaacaacaacaacaacacccccccctacacacacacacctataaatatgaaaatatgacTTTATGCTTGTTTGTTAtaagtttatataaataaattacagaACAATTTTGCCAGTTGGTATGTCATGTTTGCCGTTTGAGCTGAACATGGAGACACAGATTTCAGGGTCATGATTACACTACACTAAATGTAAATAATATGAGTAAGgaatcaaaaataaaatattttatgcAAAATTCCAGCTATACAGTACAcaccaaacagctgatgttaCTGAGGATGTTAAGAGTTAACTGCCCTCTAGTGTTCATAGTTAATAGTACACCAGTAGATTTAGAGGTacagataataataataggatgGTAAAATACCTActtaaaaaagtctttaaaaattGCTAATGACTCATTTTGATGGGATTTTCTCTCAAATTCAGTAAACTGTGTGGTGAATTATATGTATAAATAGTTACACTTGTATAAaaaattacaatgtttataatgtttttatCAATCACAGATGGTAAACAGGTTTGTGTTTGAATTGTGTCTTTATTAAATGCTACACTAACTCAGGTTACAATGTTATGTGTTTTCAGCTTCTGAAATGTGAGAATTGTGCtacttttctctttttaataCAATTGCAAATTGGATTTTGGGCtcttaaatgaacaaaacaagcaTTGTGAAGACGTCATAGCTTCTGGGAAGTTGTGGAATTTCCAGAAACACTATGTTTTGGTAAGATGAGACGAGGAGAAAACTTACACAACATCTGGTCACTCCTACAGTAGGTCATAGGTCAGGGGATGAGAAGATCTATTTGGCCATACTCCAACACTAAACCTGTCCTGTGTTCAAGTATGAATGTATATGTGTCTCTAGAGTTTGAGGGAGTCTAGGCTGCTTCATTATGGAATGTTATGTTCTGGGACTTTTAAAGGTCGGTGGAAGCAGGGCAAAGGGGCCTAACACACACCTTAGCCTATTtcccagagagagatagactgaACTTGCAAAACAATAAGATTTGGGTGAGCATCTGTGTTTGCAGTGCCTATGTTATGGTGCCATCAACATTTTTGCATAACCTAAACTTGACAGCTTCAGGAAGAGATAAATGCCTCTTGGAAATAGACAGACACTCAGAGTTTGGGATGGCACTACATGTAACTACAttgtggttaaactgtactgttTAATCCTAATTCTCCTCGATGGAGAGTACATCAAATGCTTTTGTGCAAGTCTCCCgaacctatctacctacctacatatCCAGAGTCgagctgctcctgagtttttcatAACAGTTGTGATCGATATTTTGCCTATATTCTGACATATTATAGACTTAATGATTAATAATTAAGAAAAACAAACgacaaatgtaatttaaaatgaaaatgatcattTGTAACAGCTCCAACTGTACTGTTAACCCTATTACAGAACTGTTAACATTACAGTGAACACCGGGACATGGACGAAACATAACACTTTTTAAAGCAGGACATCATCATAAATTCATGTAAAATGACAAACAGTGCAGACTGCATTATTACGGGACAACAGAATCATGTAGACTAACTTACATCAGATCCACAAGTCAGCTATTGATGAGTGAAAGTATGTTGCTCAGTAAGTTGGGGTTTAGTGAAATCCAAAGGGAAACAAAATGCACAGCTCCTCATGGCACAGAAACACTGTAGCGTGATGTGTTTACTGGAGCTCTGTTGAATATAAGATTAAGGGCAGAAAAAAGAAACCCAGGTGTTACTAGTCAGTGCAGTGACAGATACACAAAACAGTCTCACCTATGTAACGTAATCTTCATAATCATCAGCATATGTTGTGTTCTAAGTTCCAAAAGggttcaaatctttttttccgtttctCAATTGAATTCTTCTCCTGGGTGAGTGTGTTGAGAAGATTAACTTTGCTTATCCGAGATTTCTGTGCCTGTGTGATAAACGTGGTTGAAGTTAACCTCTCATTTTCAATAGCCTGCTTTTTGGAGCTCAGTATAATTACTTGGTGTGTCTGATCTTTACAGCATGTGGTGGACATGACACAAGAGCAGTGAGGGAGGGAGACCCACAACAGACTGTGCTCCTGGTTCATTCTGCTGACAGAGTGTGAATCCTCTGTGTGCTTCCAAGAACATCGGACTGTCTCTGGGTGTTACAAGCTCTCATTATTGTCCAGGTGGCAAGATGAAAAGAGGCCTGAGCTTCATACCCAGAGATTAATAATATATGACTTGCCTCTGAATATGTATGCAATTGCCACAAGTCTACAATATGTGAGGTGGGTTTAACCCTCATATTGTCTTTCCCTTGACCATGAAAAACACTTTTGTTGTCCCTATTtcaatgttttgttgtttttttcaacaaaataattttttttattacgtttttttgttttatttccaaaATTTTTATCATTTTTCCCCCCCAATGTCTTTGTCCCTTTTTGTTGACGTTTTGTTACTTTTTCGCCGTTTTAGCCGTTTTTTGACGCTTACTTCCTTACCTTCgtttttgaatttatttttttcgtagtttttgtcacttttttccaatatTTTCCCCCCAACGTTTTGTCGCCCTGTTCGACATTTTCAACGCTTATTTCCCAACctcccatatttctgatataaagaaaacttggatacgggtcaaatttgaccccaagacaacatgagggttaagtaCCAGTACGGACCTGCACCAGAGTGATtgtattcttttgtttttacccTAATATTAACCAAAAGCACTCCCTTTGGCTGtatatttgaatgttttctCATTTATCACTTCATAAAAAGCAAGTCaagtcatttttaaatgtatttatatagcccaatatcacaaattttcctcaaggggctttacaatctgtataGCATGTGGCACCCTCTAttcgaaaaagaaaaaacaagtgTAAAGTTTACTAAGGTAGGGGGTGAATGTTATGCTaggactagtctcgcattgccagaccttcctccgcaacagcacagcattccgggataggaggaaaacgtgctctggtttattggcatttctttaaaccagtggttcccgGGGGTCCTTGAGGAGGTTCCAGGGGATCCCCAGCCAAAAGGGGGAAACAAATGTTTTACTTTAACTTTCACTATAATTCTTATCCCTAAGTagcacaatgacagaatgtatgactattttggtcatgggtttcatacactttctgtaataaaacatctaaaagcaaaaaatcTATCCGATGGGGGACCCTGCTGCAAAATTTTATCAAAGGGGGGttcgtggtctaatttgtgtcagtttaggggtccttcaTGTGAAAAGGTTTTggaaccactgctttaaaccaaccacaatcgtcttgggcagcgctaggCGCCCAATGGAGCAactgtgcctctgcaaaatagcctcgggaaggaacttgttttggtggaacgtgtacgttcaaaagctgttttagtcatgcaacagaaaactcagattggacagatagtctagctagctgtctggatttaccctgcagagatctgaggagcagttaaccacagtcctcataaattgaccggagtttagaatgccaacacaaagaaagaggaaggtaacggacatccggctgaaaagagggacatccggcggaatttccggcagcaacggagcaatcccggaagtggaacgtcgtggatatagactaagctAGGACTGAATATAAGGTTAGTATAAGGAGGTTAGTAAGCAGAGCTAAGGAATTAATATagtaattattaatattataatattaatataataagtATGTCATTGAAAGTACAGAAATATGAATATGGCTTGCATGATTGttttttgtaaagcactttgtaattgCTGATAATGATATTATTATGTTTGAGTGTATTGAGTGCTTGTATTTAATAGGTATATGTGCATCcacttatgtatgtatatgtggaCAGaacaacatctgtgtgtgtgtgtgtgtgtgtgtgtgtgtgtgtgtgtgtcagagactGAGCAGATGTTGTATAGCAGTAGTGAGGTCTCCTCCAGTCCTGATGAGAACCTGACGGTTTGCCTCTCGGTCTCTGAAGCCCATTGAGCTCAGATGCTCCAGCTCGTCCTGGAACTCAGCCTCCTCAACATGGACCTGACAGGACAAGGCAGTAGTTGTTTAAAGTCTTCCTTATTACAATGACATGATCAAAAATAATTAGCAAAGAGGTCTTGTGCCTCTCTGAGAGAAAATACAATTTGACAAAACTTATGTGCGTCTCTGCTGAATCTGTCATTCACTCTTTCTAAATACAACAAACAGATGAATAGATTTTCAAAGATTCAAGGACTTTCTGGAGATCACATCATCTATTTAGTTAGATTGAATCTTGTCAAAAAAGTGCTAGCTGCACTGGGTTGAAAGGTATAAAAGGTATACATCTCTTAAACCTCTGACCACATCAAACATCACGGCTGAATGTGGCCAGATGTGGTATAGTAGTAGTACTTCAGTGCCTCAAAAGCATGTTGTCACCACTACCTGATTATTAGACTGGGTGCAGTTACTCTCTAAGTGTGGTACTGTTTGTGTAAgtacttaaaaaaaagtgtgctaTGTATAGTGAGCACTGAACCATTATAGGTTTAATATGAGGGATATGTTGAATCATAAACTTCCCTTTTGTGATGATAATAGAACAGACCAGCAATGCAAAGAGAAGTTTCCAGTTGGCTTTTGACCTAAAAATGTTATTTTCGGGTGATATTTCAAATCCAGGAGAAGTTCAGATAAACTACAGAAGCAGACAACAAGATTATAGGGAAATACTGAGATACCCCATGATTGGTGTTAGCCAGCGCCTGTAGCATCTGTTGTACAAActgttgctgctgctcctctgtcaccatggcaacacgAGGACCACTTCCTGATTGGCTGTTAAGGACAGAGTCAGACGCTAGCTCCGGGGCAGCATTAACACTGGCTCTGCAAGACAGACACGTGGTGGTAACTCATGAAAGGTTTCTTGCACTTTGCATAATAGTACTGCTGTTACCCAGCAACTCAACCAGTAATCTTCAGGTTGAGGTATTTTGTGTGCGTTTATTTTGCATATCTATACTCACGTAGGTATCAGTGCAGGAACCTCTGCAGCCAGAGTCTGTAGGCCGTGTTGGATGTGCAGCAGAGCCTCCATGGCTCTGGGGTTCAACATGGCTGACAGCAGCTCTGGACTCTGCATCTACATATTTATCACTGACCATTAGTAATGAAGATATTAATCATAAACAATAAGCATTGGAGTTTGCACGGAGACTGTGTGGAGATTCCTATGGAAGACTACACCGCCGATAGCTGTATCTGATGATGAAGTTGTCTATTCATGTGTAAATCTTTTAATGAGAAAACATTCCAGTGATGGACCATCATCACCACCTTTAAACGCACACAGCTACTGTGGCTAAAAAGTACATAAGCCACTTACAAAAGAAATATTTGTTTTAAGGATATCTATGTAAGATTTTAAAACATGAGTGTTGATCATACACTATTTACAATTTATAATTTACAATTTACAATCACACAACTTGTCCCAATGTTGAGAAAAAtcacaatctaaaaaaaataaatctagtTGCTAGCAGTGAGAGTGTTTAGTAGTGAGGAAAGTAAACCAACCTGTTGCAGGAAGAGAGGGATCTGCTGTCtcatctgctgctgcagctgaggATTTCCTGAGAACAAAGGGTGACTCAGCAGCATCTGAAACAGTATGGAATGAGAGCTATAAGACCTGTATGAGTGTGTAGGATTTGTGTGGAGAGATTAGGGGGATGTGTTAACAAGAAGTAGGGAAGGAGGAGCCTGGTTTCACACCTCTGAATTgcagtccatgtttttttgccCATAAATAACATAACcttaaaaataaattgtatgcAGTTGTCAAGTGAAAATAAGTTGTTTAGGTGTTTGCATCCACCCATATAGTGTGTATGAGTCACCTGTGCAGCCAGGTCAGGGTTCTGACCGAGGCAATTGAGGAGACTGCTGACATAAGGGCCAGACAGCAGGCTCTCCATCAGTCCTGGACTGGCCATGATCTCCTCTAGCAGTGACTGCATGCCTGAGGAAAGAGGGATGAGGCCACAGATACAAGATAAACAggggaaaatgtgtgtgtgtgtgtgtgtgtgtgtatatatatatatatatatatatatatatatatatatatatatatatatagctatagtTTAGCCCagggggtcttcaacgttttttaaaccaaaggaccccttaactgaaagagagacggagcagggaccccctactactaatattgtataaaatgaagttgcatattaacctgggcctacaataacttgtagggcggcctaaagcctttagatacatttttagtgcatagaatattaagctattaaaataataattgtctgcaggattttataaatcatcgtttaatgttacacatacatgtggaacagtgaatccttacgatatactgtatctgtggatgtatcttagtgactaccttacctataggcctatagcctatcatcagtggggatttatattcgctaataatatgttggcttcatgttaagacattttaatttgaaaaaactttcaaaaattaacaataatttggaggcccccctgcagtgaccccctgttgaagatctctggtttaGCCAATTAAAATGATGAAATGCTTGTATTTTCATGCCTGCAGTAACAGTGCTCTGAGGTTTTGGATCAACTCTGGCCGTGGCGGTCCATTCTCTGAAAGGATCCGTGGAGGGACTGGAGACCTGTGGAGTCTCGTTGCTTTCTCTTTCAGTTGGCTGTTGAGTCCCAGATGATGTAGTCACCACTGGAGGTGCTCCTATCTGGATCTGAGAGAGAGTAGAGAAGAGACACCACAAACAACAAATTGTAAACACGAGATAAGTGTGACATTGTCAGAACAGATGGTTCAAGAAAACATAATTTCCAAACCTGGAAATTCTTCTGAAACCCATCAGAATCACCAGTTATGCTTTCAGGGTTTTCCTGCTCTGGCTGCAAATTGACTAATGCTCTGTCTTCATCATGCATCACTTCCCCTATCATGTCAGGGTTCCTGACACGCTCCATCACCTGGAAAGGGAAGCAAGAGCGAGAAGAAATTGAACATTTGAGTGGAAGAAATGAGTCAAGGAGCAACGAGCAACTATATTCAAGTCGCaatgaaatataaaacaattttttcccctcttttgACTAATATTTATCACACACCTGTCCTAATCCTAAAGcatgaataaaaagacatgttgagatgacatatttttttcgtgaggattagggccacatgtgaaaaatgtatttgagttctgagattaaagtcagaattctgaactcttttttttttttaatttattttattaatttatttatgagtctttttttaagctttaaaaaaaaaaggtcagattctgacttt
Coding sequences within:
- the LOC116056658 gene encoding ubiquilin-1 isoform X2 is translated as MSGTGKDEPTAPGDFQRSQTIHVAVKSLTDSKYFTVRGGCTVRQLKWGLAERLGVPAEQLVLSHSGRVLTESELLSHLKAQDESVSLCMIQRSQHLSAATTCDPGSEMIHSELTAVLDPDPDSFTPSPTSPLCLVEGLDSLGLTNSGPGFFPALQLPMESQLLSDPEMMRRVLGSHFMQSTLSTYSPQLTRQLILSNPLLQTNPEVMERVRNPDMIGEVMHDEDRALVNLQPEQENPESITGDSDGFQKNFQIQIGAPPVVTTSSGTQQPTERESNETPQVSSPSTDPFREWTATARVDPKPQSTVTAGMQSLLEEIMASPGLMESLLSGPYVSSLLNCLGQNPDLAAQMLLSHPLFSGNPQLQQQMRQQIPLFLQQMQSPELLSAMLNPRAMEALLHIQHGLQTLAAEVPALIPTASVNAAPELASDSVLNSQSGSGPRVAMVTEEQQQQFVQQMLQALANTNHGVHVEEAEFQDELEHLSSMGFRDREANRQVLIRTGGDLTTAIQHLLSL
- the LOC116056658 gene encoding ubiquilin-1 isoform X1: MSGTGKDEPTAPGDFQRSQTIHVAVKSLTDSKYFTVRGGCTVRQLKWGLAERLGVPAEQLVLSHSGRVLTESELLSHLKAQDESVSLCMIQRSQHLSAATTCDPGSEMIHSELTAVLDPDPDSFTPSPTSPLCLVEGLDSLGLTNSGPGFFPALQLPMESQLLSDPEMMRRVLGSHFMQSTLSTYSPQLTRQLILSNPLLQTNPEVGDNLNNTDLITQVMERVRNPDMIGEVMHDEDRALVNLQPEQENPESITGDSDGFQKNFQIQIGAPPVVTTSSGTQQPTERESNETPQVSSPSTDPFREWTATARVDPKPQSTVTAGMQSLLEEIMASPGLMESLLSGPYVSSLLNCLGQNPDLAAQMLLSHPLFSGNPQLQQQMRQQIPLFLQQMQSPELLSAMLNPRAMEALLHIQHGLQTLAAEVPALIPTASVNAAPELASDSVLNSQSGSGPRVAMVTEEQQQQFVQQMLQALANTNHGVHVEEAEFQDELEHLSSMGFRDREANRQVLIRTGGDLTTAIQHLLSL
- the LOC116056658 gene encoding ubiquilin-1 isoform X3, which produces MSGTGKDEPTAPGDFQRSQTIHVAVKSLTDSKYFTVRGGCTVRQLKWGLAERLGVPAEQLVLSHSGRVLTESELLSHLKAQDESVSLCMIQRSQHLSAATTCDPGSEMIHSELTAVLDPDPDSFTPSPTSPLCLVEGLDSLGLTNSGPGFFPALQLPMESQLLSDPEMMRRVLGSHFMQSTLSTYSPQLTRQLILSNPLLQTNPEVGDNLNNTDLITQVMERVRNPDMIGEVMHDEDRALVNLQPEQENPESITGDSDGFQKNFQIQIGAPPVVTTSSGTQQPTERESNETPQVSSPSTDPFREWTATARVDPKPQSTVTAGMQSLLEEIMASPGLMESLLSGPYVSSLLNCLGQNPDLAAQMLLSHPLFSGNPQLQQQMRQQIPLFLQQMQSPELLSAMLNPRAMEALLHIQHGLQTLAAEVPALIPTQSGSGPRVAMVTEEQQQQFVQQMLQALANTNHGVHVEEAEFQDELEHLSSMGFRDREANRQVLIRTGGDLTTAIQHLLSL
- the LOC116056658 gene encoding ubiquilin-1 isoform X4; translated protein: MSGTGKDEPTAPGDFQRSQTIHVAVKSLTDSKYFTVRGGCTVRQLKWGLAERLGVPAEQLVLSHSGRVLTESELLSHLKAQDESVSLCMIQRSQHLSAATTCDPGSEMIHSELTAVLDPDPDSFTPSPTSPLCLVEGLDSLGLTNSGPGFFPALQLPMESQLLSDPEMMRRVLGSHFMQSTLSTYSPQLTRQLILSNPLLQTNPEVGDNLNNTDLITQVMERVRNPDMIGEVMHDEDRALVNLQPEQENPESITGDSDGFQKNFQIQIGAPPVVTTSSGTQQPTERESNETPQVSSPSTDPFREWTATARVDPKPQSTVTAGMQSLLEEIMASPGLMESLLSGPYVSSLLNCLGQNPDLAAQMLLSHPLFSGNPQLQQQMRQQIPLFLQQMQSPELLSAMLNPRAMEALLHIQHGLQTLAAEVPALIPTSMLRRLSSRTSWSI
- the LOC116056663 gene encoding probable gluconokinase isoform X1, producing MIYIIMGVSGCGKSTLGAFLSEKLGWPLHEGDNFHPQGNIEKMARGEPLTDQDRLPWLLKLHEVIERERASCSDALVACSALKRLYRQILLFGSKALASSSDPDQDILPPSSPDVFFLFLHGDYDFIQQRMVARKGHYMKAELLRSQFDVLEPPSAEENVLPLDIRRSITDMAMEVEKHIISLMSSPMP
- the LOC116056663 gene encoding probable gluconokinase isoform X2, producing MCVYQLGWPLHEGDNFHPQGNIEKMARGEPLTDQDRLPWLLKLHEVIERERASCSDALVACSALKRLYRQILLFGSKALASSSDPDQDILPPSSPDVFFLFLHGDYDFIQQRMVARKGHYMKAELLRSQFDVLEPPSAEENVLPLDIRRSITDMAMEVEKHIISLMSSPMP